A window of Mus musculus strain C57BL/6J chromosome 3, GRCm38.p6 C57BL/6J genomic DNA:
ATCCAGTTTTGTGGACTGAATAGCCACTGAATTCTGAATTCTTAGCCTTTCTGTCAGGAGAGAGCcacacagcctgtaagccatatatgtgtgtgtgtgtgtgtgtgtgtgtgtgtgtgtgtgtgtgtgtgtgtataatcagttctgttcctttagagactCCTGACtaacacatacatgtattcaaatgtcacaatgaaaccatttcttTGTATGACCACTTTAAGTCATATAAAGCAAGGTGGTTAgaagaactggctgctcttccagaggacctgggttcaattcccagcattcatatggtggcttacaatgtCTACAACTCCAGTTTCATGGGCTCTCACTCCATCTTCTGGCTTATTtgagtaccacacacacataaaatgtgcagacatacatgcaggcaaaacactcgtacacacaaaatataaataattttttaaatgtactaaataagaaaaagaacaacaagccgggcgtggtggcgcacgcctttaatcccagcacttgggaggcagaggcaggcagatttctgagttcaaggccagcctggtctacaaagtgagttccagggcagccagagctatacagagaaaccctgtctcgaaaaaacaaacaaacaaacaaaaaaaaaaaaaaagaaaagaaaagaaaaagaacaacagaGGGGACAAACATTTCCTCATTGCTATCACGGAACCTCCCACCCCAAGAATAAGCCATTGGGTACCCCACCAGCGTTATAGCAGCCAATCAAGCACCTCAAAAATTCTCCTGCTCCCTGATCCCATCTTCTCAGGTTCTTCTCACTGGGGTAGGCCCAGGAGGTTTAATATAACACATCACATAAGGCCTtgctgtgtgtatgttttctgatcaaagctttctttgttttttttttaagatttgtttttattatttaattatgtgtgtagTGGGAGAggggggtatgtgcatgtgaatgcaagtgcccacagagggcagagctggggttacaggcagttgtaagctgcctcgTATGGCTTCTGGGAATCACACTCAGACCTTTAGAAAAAGCAAtatgtgctcttagccactgagccatctctccagtcctgtgtttgtttgcctgtttgtctgtttgtggcAGGGCTACAAGCTACATCCACATGCGCACTTGTGGAGGCCGGAGGGCAGCCTTGGGTGGAGGGGTCTTCTGGCACCatccacttttatttatttatttcattttgtttctatttttgggacagggtcttccattgacctggaactcacctgCTAAGTTAGGCTGGCTTACCAAGAAgccccaggaatccacctgcctccactccTCCAGTTCTGGGACTATAAGTGCACACTACCACAGTTGGGGTTTTTTAAATGTGagttctgaactcaggttctccagCTTACAAAGCAAGCATTTCACTATCTTCATCCCCCTTTTTGTGTATCTCCTAAGCAAGGACAGCTCTGTCCATGCCAGAGATGCTGACGTATAATTCTGAAAGCACAGCAATAACTCCTCTGGAGCCAGATGTAGCAGCACCTTCAAAGccatggctgaggcaggaggatcatggcaACTTTGAGGTCAGGGAGTGAGACCCTTTCTTAAAACCAAATCAAGCCAACCTCCGAGGGTTCCGGCTCCTAACGAACATGGTTCTGCTGCGTCTTCCTGTTCCCTTGCCCTTTTTGCCACTGCAAGTGAGGGCAGCTAGGAGCAAGGGAAAACAAATAACACTCAGCCTGTGCTTCTGTTGCCATGGTGATGTCGACACGGGAAACACAGGAGAGCTCCTTCATACACTGGAGTCAGCTGACTGGAGAGGCCAAAGACTGAGGCAACAAACCTGAAAGATGCGCgcgcgcactcacacacacacacacacacacacacacacacagctcctaaACATGCAAAGGGCTTCATGCTACCATCTGAACCATCTTTCAGCCTCTTAGCCAGACATCAAATAGATGACTGGCTTGCTCCTAAAGTCCCCAAAACAAAGTCCTCTACCTCCCAGCCATCTGTTACAACACTCATGGGCCTCTTGAGTTTTcagtgtctgtccatctgtcttgaTGTCCTTCCAGCCCAATTTTTCTCACTATTGCGTCTATGGGAAGCAAAGAAAATCACCACCTGACATTTGAGAAGGTCACAGGATGCTGGAGTGAGGACCTGCTTGTTTTCAGCCCGCCACAACTAAATGGCTTGCTCAGTACCCCCCAACTCTGTTTGTAGTTTGATATGTGACCAGAGTGGGAACAGTCCCTGGCACCCCAGACCCCTGACCACCTCCAGGAGAAAAGGAGTCAGGCACAGCAGGCTGCCATGCACTGAGCTCTCCCCCTTTCAAGTGAAAATAAGagagaaggcaggcagatctgggtTTAATCAGTATCTTAAAGGCCCCTGATAGGAGAAGGCCCACACAGCTTGGAAATCCACACTGGTGGCAATGCTGCTCTCAGGGCTCCAGATGACCCTGCAAAACAGAAGTGGTTTCACTAGATTAGGAGTGGGGCcttaggtggatttctgagttcgaggccagcctggtctacagagtgagttccaggacagccagggctacacagagaaaccctgtctcagaaaaaaaaaaaaaaaaaagagtgaggccTTTCCCACCTCAcattaagaaaaaacaaagaaataaaaaacaaacaaacaaacaaacaacaaaacaaaaaaaaaacaacaaaaaaaacctcttcaGCCTTCAGAATGGCTTTAGGAACTATTCTGcctgtggagggaggaggagctaAAACACACTATGGCCTTAAGGGCTAATCTGATGTACAAGGTGGTTGGAAGACTGTAGGAGGGAATTCCTCACCTCTAGGGCTCAGGAAAAGGACTTGGTACTGAACCCCCCCTTCCCAGCCCCCGCACCTCAGGACACCTCCCATATCCATTTCCCAATCCACCTCACTAGACCAAAGACTCCTGTCAGTGACACAGAGACCAATTCCAGGCCTCTGATCACAGCCTCTATCCCCCTAGACTGTCAGGAAAATGGCCTACTGCTACCACACTGCTCTGCTGTTTCTCCACTTGCATTCTTTCACAGCCTGGATCCATAAACCCGTGCTGCTTTTCACGAGAGTGAGGCTAACACCCACCCAAAGCTTGATTCCTTCTGGCTTCTCCCAGCAGCTGAGCATTGTGGCTTTGCTAATTaggttcctttcttctctttaattAGCTGCATGTGAATTCTGCTGGGAAGTCTTGGATCCGTGAAATAGTCTGGGACGAAAATCAGAACAACGCAATCATCAATGCTGAAGGGGAAAGCCTGGGCGACAGCTTACTCTGCTAAAACATCGGATGCTTTGTCCTAGCAGGGCTCACTGGTGGTCCCCACTTTACAACACAATCTCGGTGCCTGTACTGTCCCTGGCAGCCATCCCCATGAGTGCCAGGAAACCATCCTAGGTAAGGCCTGTGCATGTTGCCCAGGCTTTCTGCTCTTGGCCCACCTGAAGCTCCGGGAGCCACCAAGGCCTCCCAGATCCTGAGTGTTCTGCCCCTGGTCCATTTAGGACCTGCCCTCCACTCAGTTTGCCATGCAGGCCTTTTCAGAGAACGCCCTCTCCTGGGAGAGCCAGGCTCACAGCGTGATGACGGAAGATGATTTTTACACCAGGAAGAATGTGAGTCACAGTGCATCTGCTGTGGCAGGGAAGGCCTGCTCAGAATACTGTGGGCTCCCAGGGTTAACTGCACCCAAGACACCAGCCACAGCTCCCCACTCTATATTGTTTGACCggaagccatctctgcagccaagTCCATTAAAATCACCTGGGGAGTCTTCAGAACCTTggctgcccccccccacccccttccagcccccagctcccccccccagactaattaaataaaaatctccAGAGACCAGGCCTGAACATCAGCATTTTTTAAAAGCTCCCCAGGTGGTTTTAGTGGGCAGCTTGGGTCAGAAACCACTTTGGGATCCCCATAGACCATGGCTGCCTGACTCTCCTTTGGGAATCTCAAAATTCTTAGTCCTCACCAAGAGAAGTCCTGCCCCAGTGCTGCTCTGGCCtcattttgagaaaaaaagaCAGGAGAATGAAAAGGCTTTCAAAAAATAGCTCCTATGAGGGACATCAGGTGAAAATGGAACCCAGACTCCACAAAAAGTCCCGGGCTTGTCCAACTCTAGATCCCCAATTCTGCTTCTTGCACAGACATGTGGGACACCCCAATGCCACTGTACTCACGTGCAGCAAATTCAAGAATGTTGTCCGGTCTTTTCAGAAACATTTCTCTGTAAAACattaaaaggagaaggagaaggagggaggaaggagcaggaggaggaggaggaggaggaggagataaatGGGGGTCCTGCAGGTTGCAGCCACTGCCCCATCTTGCTCTTTAGGAAGCAATTTAATGACAGGCCTCCCCTTCTAGAAGTCAATAGATCAGGAGATCTTAGACAAAAACATGAGGATCAAAACAATGGAATGGCTAGGCATGGTGCACACTCAGGAGACatgggcaggtggatctctgtgttgttcaggccagcctggtctacacagtgagaccctgtctcaaaagaacataaaccaagcattcaaacagcaGTAAACAAACCTAAGCCATATTCATTCCACAGAGGAGCTGCGGAGAGGCAGGTGGGGCTTTCTCATCTAACACTTTCATACACTCAGGACCAAGCAAATGTGAAGTGTCTTCTAAGTCCTCAAGAGGCCCATGCCTTATGGACAGAATGCAGCCCTGTGATGGTCTGAGGAAGTTTATCCGTGGATTTCCCGAGGCCAGGGAGACAATAAACAacctaaaaaacattttttaaaggactTCAAATGGGTTATTAGCTCTGCTGCACAGCAGACAGACATGAAGGTAATGGCAAAGTCTCAATGCAGCCAGGGTACTGGAAATGTCTGATAGTCCAGAAAGTTTCACAGTTCATAAAACATGTGTACTAATACTATCTCACTTTATGACATCCCTGTGATAATTGTATTCCTGTTTTGCTTATAAAGAAACCAAACatcactgggcgtggtggtgcacgcctttaataccagcacttgggaggcagaagcaggcaaatttctgagttcgaggagagcctggtctacagagtgagttccaggacagccagggctcagggctacaacagagaaaccctgtcatgaaaaaacaaaaagaaagaaagaaagaaaggaaggagggagggaaggaaggaaggaaggaaggaaggaaggaaggaaggaagaaagaaagaaagaaagaaagaaagaaagaaagaaagaaagaaagaaagaagagtaatTGTATTGAAAGGGGCCCTTGTGATACAAATGGAATTCGACTAGCAAAAATAAAGATTGAAAGACAAGAGCATCCCAGGGCCAGGGATACAGCAAgaccaaacaaaacccagagaTGCAAACAGccctgtgtcctgtgtgtgtgactgcCTTGTGTCCTGGGTGTGACTGCCTTGGGGTTAGCAGCTGGGTTGTATCTGCTCTTATATCCCCAGGGTCCAGGAGAGCACTCAGGGGTGTCTGCCTGGGCTCCCTGGGTTTAGGGAATAACTAGAAAGGCTGGCTGGTTGGCTTGCAGACATGCGGAGTGGAGGAGACAGGAAGACTCCTGGTGGGAAGAGTGGTAGAGCATGTGCTTAGCACAGGGCACCAGGGTGCCTGGCACTGTGAAAAAGAAGGCAGCAATGGCAGTGTGTGCCGGAGTCACAGTCGCAGGATGGAGGTAGTACTGAGTATAAGGAAGTGGGCACAAAGTGGCAGGGACTGGAGAATGCCACAGACAAAAGGCAATGGATGTGTGCTGTTAGACTCGGCTCGCACCTGTCCTCCCACCACCCGGaaaggctgaggccagcctggtctgtgttGTGACACTGAAACCCTTAGTATTGAGATCACCTGAGATGTTTGTTTCTCCATCGGGAGTGTAGCCATGCATGGGAAAGTTTGTCCAGCTTAAGACTTGTCATTTGTCTCTATATTTCAACAGGTTgtttgaaaacaaacagaaaaggcaaCATTGAGGAGCCGCTGGAGAGTCTTCTAGACAAGGGGTGATAGAGAGAGCTGTAAGCTTGAAGGAGCCGCTGGAGAGTCTTCTAGACAAGGGGTGATAGGCAGAGCTGTAGGAAGACTTGTCTGACTAAGCTTTTGAGGAAGCTGCAGCTCCAGCCCCGAGTCTGCAGTTTCTCGGTACCTGGAATAGGTTTGGTCTCTGTATTTCTCATTTCTCAGGCCCAGATTGAAGTTATTAAGTTATTAAATGGCCACAAATCACAGAATCCAGAAAACCCAATCTGAGGACGCTCTTCCCAACCGGAACAGTTTGCAGCTTCATCTGGCTTGCACATCAAGAGCACACCCCAGGGACAGGCCTGAACAGGCAAGCTGCCTTCACCtagccctttcttctccttcctcttcacacaggaggaagccaggagggaggaggaagccaggagggaggaggaagccaggagggaggaggaagccagGAGGAGTTCGCCCAGCTGAGCTGCAGGGCAGCAAAGCCACTTGGGCTTGGCTGGTTGGCCTTGGGAGGTGGAAAGGGAGGGAGTGGAAGGCTTTGGGGGCTACAGGGATACTGCAGAGCTGGTCCCAGATGCCCCATCTCTCCCTGGAAACTTCCTGGGCAGAGACACAGGGCCACCCAGAATTCCACCCTCATTCACCACCCAGTGTGCTAATCCCTTGTTTGTGAATGATGCCGGTGTAGATCTAACACAGGTCCtcagtgtttctctgccagaacCATACCCAGCTTAGACTTAGGTCCCAGAACTGGAGCCACGCCATTCATTCTTTATTTCCCTTTAGAATAAAAAATGCAAACATCATCCCCACATCTGACACAGGCAGATgactgtgaatttttttttttttttttttaagacaggttccctgtatgtagccttggctggtctggaactcactatatagattaGATGgcaccttgaacttacagagatctgctttctctgccttctgagtgctgagattaaaagtgtgcaccagtGCACCCAGCTAGCACAATATCATCTGCCCTTCCCAGAGGCCAGGTCTCAGTGTCCACTAATCCCTTCCCTGCCTACTGTGTGAATCTGAAGCTCCTTGGAGAAATGGGCAAAAATATGAAAACTAGAAAGATCCAAGGAAAAGCAACAGGACCTGGGAAACCTCCAGGACTTgggcttgaacccaggtcttcacacATGGCTAAGCCATGGTTCTGCCGTAGAAGTTCCGTGCGCACCTGTGCATGCAGTGCCGTAGAGAACAACCAGGGGGTGGGATCCTTGGTCGGCAACCTGAGGAATGAATATACTTCTCATCTGAGCTTAACTTGTCATTTGCAGAAACGGAAACAACAGAAGCTGTCCTCTACgtcttctaagatttatttttacttgatgtgtatgagtgttttgtttgcatgtatgaagATGTACTACATGTATCTCTgatgcccaaggaagccagaagttgTCAggacccctagagctggagttataggctgtAAGCCATCCTGTGAGCGTTGGGAAATAAACCAaggtcctgtgtaagagcaacaagtgggcataaccgctgagccatctctccagcccccataaaatggcttttaataaataataatgagcTGGGTatatgatgcacacctttaaccccagcactcgggaggcagaggcgggcagatctctaagtttgaggccagcctggtctacagagtgagttccaggccagccaggactatataattAAACTCTGTCTCAGATTCATCATTACCTCCCTTTTATAGTGTcactgggggatgggagggggtcACCAAATGTTACCAAGATGCCATCACAGTATAAATACGTAGAGGCACACATGGTACCACCAGCTTGGAACATTAAACCAGTAACATAAACCAAAGATTGATCACCATCACAATGCAGTTTGGTGACTGCCGACATGAGAAAACAAACCAGTCCCTAGCAATGGACACCAGCATTACTTTAACCTTGCTGATTGGCTGGAGTCAAACAGAATTCAAGGTAGTACTCTTGTTTCCGTTCACATTGCTCCATGATTCCTCAGATCTTTGCCTGTTACCCCATTAGGagattattttgagacagggtctcactatgtagccatggctggacttctctatgtagatcaagctggcctcagactcacagagatccacctgtctctgacccccatgtgctggaattaaatagAGGATTAGTGTCTTAGATCCAACGCCTTCACCACCTGGCCTTTCTGCATTCTCAGATTTATTTAGATGGAATACCCTGAAGAAGCCTGTTCTAGGACACCCTGGGAAatggaaattttatttgtttctttattgatgtttggctttttgagagagggttttacTCTgtcatcagactggccttgaacacacaaatcttcctgcctctgacttccaaattTCGGGGCCATGAGATTGCCATCAAACTTGGAAAATATTATTACTTTGCCCtgatactttctctctctctctttggtttttagaAATAAGGTCTCActaatgtagtccaggctggccttgaacttgcgatCCTCTCCCCAAGTGCTGCGGTTACTGGCTGGAGCCCATACCTTGGCTCCTTGGCATTTTTCTACAGTGTTCCCAGGTAGGCAAAGGAGCACTATTGGAACCCTATCCTCCTGTGGGAGAGAACAGTGTTTTACACtgatgcctgcctgctgctcccCAATGCCACATACGCTCTCCCAGGGACATGCAATGTATGTTTGTCTTTACAGGTGAAGCAAATTAACATTATGGTTTTAAAGAGTGTAGAGATAACTGAAGAAAACTCACAAGTGTCGGAGTTACAAACGGTTGACTCTTGGGaattctctgactttttttttttttttttaattctctaacTTTTAAGAGGTCAAAACCAAGATGCCCTGGGATGGTGTGGTCGAAAGAATCATCACAAGTTTAAGGTTAGCCtatgctacataatgagtttgtgTTCGAAGCCActctgggctatatgagactctgtttttaaaaatcaataaataaatcaaaggaaaaggaacagttttgagtctgggtttcactgtgtagctcaggctggcctcaaactgaaggTTCTCCCTGTGTGGCTTTAAGAGTttgtctagggctggagagatggcccagtggttaagaacaccaactgctcttccgaaggtcctgagttcaaatcctagcaaccacatggtggctcacaaccatccataatgagatctgacgccctcttctggtgcgtctgtagacagctacagtgtacttagataataaataaatcttaaaaaaaaaaaagtttgtctaAAGAAAGAGGCACACATAGTAATCCATTCATCTATTCCCAGCCACCTTTGTAAAGTTCTTACTAGCTCCCCAATGCCAGCCTGTCAAGCCACCTACCTGAAGAAGCCGCTGATGAGCAGAGACACCTCTTTGTGGGTTCTCAAGTACTTTTCATTTGCGATCCGAGTCTGGATCTGGGGAGCAACAACCAGGAGTCAAGATCTAGTGAGACAGCTCCAGGATTCAACCCTCAAAGGACACGTTAAGTTGTGTGGGGTGCGGGGGAGTGAACATAAGCCAGGTCTTTTCCTAGAGTGCTTGAAAGCTGTCTTCGGATTTTCTCTTGAGGTAacctcatttcttttctcttctggaaGAAATTCATATTGcctgggctgggctggaacttgctgaagttggccttgaactctagatCCTCTTGCCGCTACCTAGGGCGTGCTAGTTAATGCAGGTGGGGATGAGGTGAAGGGGATTGAAACCCAGTGGTCTGTGCATgcgaggcaagcactctgccaactaagCTACACCCACTGTCGCTTCTCTGGCCAGACCCCTATCTGGTTCGCCTTGCACTTTCAAGTGCCTGGAGGGTTGGGTTCACGGTCACTCCATCTAGTCCTCTGGCACTTAGCTGGGGGAACAGGCCCCGTGCCCCGTTCCCCTTTCTCGGGACCTTCCTCCCTGTTTAATGGACCTCAGACTTGAGGAGCTTCACTTTGATAGAAACGGGTTTTAGGCGACGCCGACTCACGCACCTTGAAATCTCGCAACTGCTCCAGTTGCTCCGGGTTCAGCGTTCCGGGATCCGGCCCCACTATCCCATGGCCTCTGGTCTCCATCAAGCACACTCGGTTGTCTAGGCGACAAGCCGCCCAGTAACAAAGACCCGCCCCGCTGCCCGCCCCGCCCCTTTATAAAACCAATCCTTTCCAGGCAAGGAAGGCCTAGTCGCACCGAGGGAAGCAAGGGCAATCTAGCTAAATCAACTTGGACTTGGAGACTTCAGGGGAGTACTTTTCTCAGACTTAAAGACTGAGCTGAATTGTATATGAAATGAGCCTTTCTTCTTGATCCCACTCGCCCGACCTCAAATCGTGCATTTTCTTAGCTAGAGGAAAACCACTGAAGAGGTTCCTAGCTCAGGGTCCCCCAGAACCCAGCTCCCAACTTGGGCAGGCACTGACTGTGCTTGCCGAAAGAAATCCAggcttcttctcttccctctggcGCAGAAGCCGAGCATTCCATCTGTTCTGTAGACAGACAGTAGATATTGAAGTCCTGGATTCCTAAAATATGAAATCACCCCAGAGCATGGTGGGATCCAAGCTCTGTAATTCTCAAACTCAGACTGCGGGACCTGGGTGGTACTCGGGCGGAAGTTCCCTTCTTGGAATGACTTCCTCGGGTAGATTAATTTTCTCTTCACCTTAGGCTCCTCATAAATTGTAAATTATTTCTCTCACTTTCAActgaatttaaaaaggaaaggaaactaaTTGGCTGCAAGATTTGTTTTTCTAGTATCTATTTAGAAGGGTAAATGAAACATAAAACCACAGTTCTTAAAATAGTTGCCTGGAAAGGGCAGGAGCCTgtctgtcaacacacacacacacacacacacacacacacacacacacacacacacacaagctttccCTGTTCAGAAATATGGTGCCCAGCAGAGACCTTCAGAGAGGCATCAGAGGAGTTTGGGATTCATGAAcaatccccacccccaatcctgCCCCATGCCCAAGCCAAGACACAGCATGAGAAAACAGCTAAATGATATGTCAAGGAGGGATCTCTCTGTGATCTGAAGGCCTCCACCAGAgcagcagaaacagaaacagcGTTAACAATCCCAAGCCCATAAGCAGGTGAATCAGACTGTGGCTATAAGCCTCTTCCTAGAGGCCCATATGGGTTAGCAATCGTTTGGattgtttatctgttttttttttaggcGATCGAGTTAATAGTGAGGGAGATAAGCTGCCATCTGCCAGAAGCACTGTTTCACCAGCAAGAGCAGAGGTTACTAAAGGGTGATAGTTTCTGTTGGAGGGAGAGACTAAGATAAAATCCATATAGACTTGTAGCTAGTGTGTCTGGCACAGTCTCTCAGTTCCCAAATGCTTGAAATGCGGCTATGTTAGATATGCCAGACATTTAACATGCACTCTGGATCCTGAAGACTTAATGGAAGAAAATAATGCAAACTGTTtcaataactttatatgcattgCATGTTCAAATAGTGTTTTGAAAATAGTAGGTTAAATAAAATctttctgtgcacatgtgtgtgtgtgttgtgttgtgcacatgtgcatgtgtgtgctgtgcacatATGTAGAAACAAGAGGTCCTCACCCCGTGTTAGTCACGCACTATTTGACCTtacactgagcctggagctcagtgACTGGCCAGGAAGGCCTGGGGTGCAGGAGTCCACAGATGTCCACATTCTCCGCTGCCCCAGCGAGGGAAGCACAGACTCAAGACAGCACCCAGCATTTTACGAGAGTGCTGACGCTTTTGACTCAGGActtccatctccccagtcctttaAGATGATCTCTAATCAAAATAAGGTCTcgctgtagccctgactggcctagaactcactgcacagaccaagctggcctcgaactcacaagagctctctgcctgtgtctgtttCCTAAGTGTGGGGATcaaaagtgtgtgccatcattcagctccataaaattatttttcaaagtaaCTTCACAAGCTAGACACAGACAGTGGGTTATATCTGTAACCTCAAGGACTTGGAAAGTGGAGGCTGGAAGACCAGAAGTTtatcttgggctacatagtgagttccaggccagcttgggatacagGAGACCCTActccaaataaacaaatacacaatTATTTAAAAGTCAGTAAACaagtacacacctttattcctagcactcctgaggcagaggcaaagagggtcttcatgagtttgaagccagtatgGTCTGTgtatcgagttccaggacagccagggctacatagtgagatcatgtttcaaaaaacaaacaggcagtaaacaagccagCAAGATGGTCAATGGGTAAAACATCCCATAAACCTCAAGTCCCAAATTTGATCCCCGAACCCCAGTAAAGGAGGAAGGAATTAGAGGATCCACTCTTGAGagtcctttgaccttcacacacacactgtggcacactCACCCCATACACAATAAAATCATAATAGTGaagatagaagaagaagaagaagaagaagaagaagaagaagaagaagaagaagaagaagaagaagaagaagaagaggaggaggaggaggaagaggaggaggaggaggaagagga
This region includes:
- the Riiad1 gene encoding RIIa domain-containing protein 1 isoform X1 — translated: MECSASAPEGREEAWISFGKHNNRVCLMETRGHGIVGPDPGTLNPEQLEQLRDFKIQTRIANEKYLRTHKEVSLLISGFFREMFLKRPDNILEFAAHYFTDPRLPSRIHMQLIKEKKGT